Proteins co-encoded in one Syntrophorhabdaceae bacterium genomic window:
- a CDS encoding ABC transporter substrate-binding protein produces the protein MKIIKSVTLVLVSSLLMIMPAGAGAAAAGKIVIARGVDVTSLDPQKASSSVDLNYCSAVFDGLLRSTGENELSLNLAESYRNINPTIWEFKIRKGVFFHNGDPLTAADVVFSYNRTRKANNPFKAFFAGFKDVIAVDPYTVHIITAKPDPILPKRVAFAAYIVPEKYIREKGDEYFAQHPVGTGRYKFVKRTVGKSIELEANEQYWGKKPATVRTLVFISIADPKKRVEALKRGEVQVVAGVPPYAVADLQKHPELNVISGPSGRVIFIAFNILKPGGSPVSDKRVRQAISYAINKEALIRDTLLGSGKILATPLVPSVFGYDPSIPPYPYDPVKARKLLVEAGYPEGFEIALATPSGRYILDRQVAYTIAGMLSKVGIRTSVKIYEWAAYREAYESHRVEPIYLLGWGNSMYDADGVLVPLFTSGAHNSSYSNPALDRLLEAARFEMDPEKRRAIYRQSLLLIHDDVPGVFLYEQVERYGVSGDVLNFLPPAGSERKDSDMLELKNR, from the coding sequence ATGAAGATCATTAAATCCGTGACGTTGGTTCTCGTATCTTCCTTGCTAATGATCATGCCTGCTGGTGCGGGTGCTGCGGCAGCGGGAAAGATCGTAATCGCCCGGGGCGTGGACGTGACAAGCCTTGACCCCCAGAAGGCGTCGTCATCCGTTGACCTAAATTACTGCTCTGCCGTTTTCGACGGCCTTCTGAGGAGCACGGGGGAAAACGAACTCTCGCTCAATCTGGCCGAAAGCTACCGGAACATCAATCCGACAATATGGGAATTCAAGATCCGGAAAGGCGTCTTCTTCCACAACGGCGATCCCTTGACGGCCGCCGATGTCGTCTTCAGTTACAACAGGACCCGGAAAGCGAACAATCCTTTCAAGGCGTTCTTCGCGGGATTCAAAGACGTTATCGCTGTGGATCCCTATACGGTCCACATCATTACGGCAAAGCCCGACCCGATTCTACCGAAACGGGTGGCCTTTGCCGCCTATATCGTTCCCGAAAAATACATTCGCGAAAAAGGAGATGAGTATTTCGCACAACACCCCGTCGGAACGGGGCGCTATAAATTCGTGAAGCGCACGGTGGGCAAATCCATCGAACTGGAAGCGAACGAACAGTACTGGGGGAAAAAGCCGGCAACGGTCAGGACCCTTGTTTTCATAAGCATTGCCGATCCCAAAAAACGCGTGGAGGCCCTGAAAAGAGGAGAGGTCCAGGTTGTGGCCGGTGTTCCGCCTTACGCTGTTGCCGATCTGCAGAAGCATCCGGAACTCAACGTGATCTCCGGGCCAAGCGGCAGGGTTATATTCATCGCCTTCAACATCCTGAAGCCGGGAGGCAGCCCCGTTTCTGACAAGCGGGTCCGCCAGGCGATCAGCTATGCTATTAATAAGGAGGCCTTGATCAGGGATACGCTCCTGGGCAGCGGCAAAATCTTAGCCACGCCTCTTGTCCCCTCCGTCTTCGGCTATGATCCCTCGATCCCGCCTTACCCCTATGATCCCGTGAAGGCACGGAAACTTCTGGTGGAAGCGGGCTATCCCGAGGGGTTTGAAATCGCGCTGGCCACCCCTTCCGGACGATATATCCTCGACAGGCAGGTTGCCTATACGATCGCCGGGATGCTGAGCAAGGTCGGCATCAGGACCAGCGTCAAGATATATGAATGGGCCGCCTACCGGGAAGCCTATGAAAGCCATCGGGTAGAACCCATCTATCTCCTCGGATGGGGCAATTCGATGTACGATGCGGACGGGGTGTTGGTTCCTCTTTTTACGTCGGGCGCTCACAATTCCAGCTATTCCAACCCGGCACTGGACAGACTGCTGGAGGCCGCACGATTTGAGATGGATCCGGAAAAGAGGCGTGCCATCTACCGTCAAAGCCTCCTCCTGATCCATGACGACGTCCCGGGGGTCTTTCTCTATGAGCAGGTCGAGCGCTACGGAGTCAGCGGGGACGTGCTCAATTTTTTACCACCGGCGGGAAGCGAACGGAAGGACAGCGATATGCTGGAGCTGAAAAACAGGTAA
- a CDS encoding acetate--CoA ligase: MACDHCAAQGHTVDKVIVVKRLEKFDVPMKAGRDTWFEEELAASDITDNCPAEEMDAEDPLFILYTSGSTGKPKGVLHTVGGYMVYTYHSFKYIFDYKDKDIFFCTADIGWVTGHSYIVYGPMANGATSIVFESVPTFPNPDRFWQIVEKFKVSIFYTAPTAIRALMKEGDKWPQGKNLSSLRLLGSVGEPINPEAWLWYHKYVGGENCPIVDTWWQTETGGILITPLPGGWPTIPGFATLPYFGVHARTLQSRSDASKPAVDAPVNEQGELCIARSWPGMMRGVFGEPERFFNTYFVQQPGFYFSGDGAIKNEDGYFRLMGRIDDVVNVSGHRMGTAEVEAALNSLTTAVAESAVVGFPHEIKGEDLYAYIILKTGVEGTDALKKELVAHVRKEIGPIASPGKIQFVPGLPKTRSGKIMRRILRKVASGEIDQLGDTTTLADPSVVDVIVKGRQ, from the coding sequence ATCGCATGCGACCACTGTGCAGCACAGGGTCACACAGTTGACAAGGTCATCGTTGTAAAAAGACTTGAAAAATTTGACGTTCCTATGAAGGCAGGAAGAGATACCTGGTTTGAGGAAGAACTCGCGGCATCAGATATCACCGACAATTGCCCCGCAGAGGAGATGGATGCAGAAGATCCTCTCTTCATCCTTTACACCTCAGGCTCCACAGGCAAACCGAAGGGTGTGCTCCATACCGTCGGCGGCTACATGGTCTATACATACCACAGCTTTAAATATATCTTCGATTACAAAGACAAAGACATCTTCTTCTGTACCGCAGATATCGGCTGGGTAACCGGTCATTCCTATATCGTGTATGGACCGATGGCGAACGGTGCAACATCGATCGTCTTCGAGTCGGTTCCCACATTCCCGAACCCCGACAGGTTCTGGCAGATTGTTGAGAAGTTCAAAGTCAGCATCTTCTACACTGCCCCGACCGCTATCAGGGCACTCATGAAAGAGGGCGATAAATGGCCTCAGGGTAAGAACCTCTCTTCACTGAGACTTCTCGGCTCCGTCGGTGAGCCCATTAACCCGGAGGCATGGCTGTGGTACCATAAATACGTGGGCGGAGAGAACTGCCCCATCGTTGATACCTGGTGGCAGACAGAAACAGGCGGCATCCTTATTACCCCACTTCCCGGCGGATGGCCGACAATACCGGGCTTTGCAACACTCCCGTATTTTGGTGTTCATGCCCGCACCCTGCAGTCAAGGTCTGATGCATCTAAACCGGCAGTAGACGCACCCGTGAACGAACAGGGTGAACTCTGCATTGCACGGTCATGGCCTGGAATGATGAGGGGTGTCTTCGGCGAACCAGAAAGATTCTTCAATACATACTTTGTACAGCAGCCCGGCTTCTACTTCTCCGGTGACGGGGCAATAAAGAACGAAGATGGCTATTTCAGGCTCATGGGCCGCATCGACGACGTCGTCAACGTATCCGGCCACAGGATGGGTACTGCAGAGGTCGAGGCAGCCCTCAACTCCTTAACTACAGCAGTCGCGGAGTCCGCCGTTGTCGGTTTCCCGCACGAAATCAAAGGCGAAGACCTTTATGCCTATATCATTCTGAAAACAGGCGTTGAAGGGACCGATGCCCTTAAAAAGGAACTCGTAGCACACGTCAGAAAAGAGATCGGTCCTATCGCATCTCCCGGCAAGATCCAGTTCGTCCCAGGTCTTCCCAAGACACGTTCCGGCAAGATCATGAGAAGGATCCTGAGGAAGGTTGCATCCGGCGAGATCGATCAGCTCGGCGATACCACAACACTTGCCGATCCGTCCGTTGTTGACGTGATCGTAAAAGGCAGGCAGTAA
- a CDS encoding class I SAM-dependent methyltransferase — protein sequence MDTLGWELTVCNALRPEGTPLRKILTRDNSFGYLLYDYLSKVMPMEKITRILEVGGGYGYLMKDFLERNSTLEPCMLDLSPFLLRKQKETLRGYNVSYREEDLLETDRAFLSEFDLAVLNENLGDFPTLVNLNSNLFQSPSDITDPILRSALHFFTTYDLEKPEGDFNLNIGALQVLEKLCTAGIPYIYMGEHSCEASAPETLRPFIHIESTGNPERIALKGHDEYTIKFSYLENIARAFNYRTIRGSFADFITFDLTDELRNILLAHGRASDEAEIVCQFIEDLFQYEYTIIFKDANTELP from the coding sequence TTGGACACGCTCGGTTGGGAGCTGACGGTCTGCAATGCCCTCCGCCCCGAAGGGACACCGCTACGCAAAATACTTACCCGTGACAACTCTTTTGGTTATCTCCTCTATGATTATCTAAGTAAGGTTATGCCTATGGAGAAGATCACAAGGATCCTTGAAGTTGGCGGAGGTTACGGCTATCTGATGAAGGATTTCCTTGAAAGGAACAGTACGTTGGAGCCGTGCATGCTCGATCTTTCCCCCTTTCTTCTCCGGAAGCAGAAAGAGACCCTCCGGGGATACAATGTCTCGTACAGAGAGGAGGATCTTCTGGAGACAGACCGGGCCTTTCTTTCAGAGTTTGATCTGGCGGTCTTAAATGAAAATTTGGGAGACTTCCCGACCCTTGTTAACCTGAACAGCAACCTGTTCCAATCACCATCAGACATAACCGACCCGATCCTGAGGTCAGCGCTTCATTTTTTTACCACATACGATCTTGAGAAACCTGAGGGCGACTTTAATCTGAACATAGGAGCCCTGCAGGTCCTGGAAAAGCTCTGTACCGCGGGTATTCCGTATATCTATATGGGCGAGCATAGTTGCGAGGCCTCTGCGCCCGAAACGTTGAGGCCTTTCATTCATATTGAATCGACAGGAAACCCAGAGAGGATCGCGCTGAAAGGACACGACGAATATACGATCAAATTCTCCTATCTTGAAAATATTGCACGGGCCTTTAACTACCGAACTATCCGCGGGTCCTTTGCGGATTTCATCACATTCGACCTGACCGACGAACTCCGAAACATCCTTCTCGCCCATGGCAGGGCAAGTGATGAGGCGGAGATAGTATGCCAGTTTATAGAAGACCTCTTTCAATATGAATACACGATCATCTTCAAGGACGCTAATACCGAATTGCCTTAA